Proteins encoded together in one Undibacterium sp. CCC3.4 window:
- a CDS encoding urease accessory protein UreF, with the protein MQASALLHLLQLASPALPIGAYSYSQGLETAIAQGLVHHEASAKSWIVANLQQVVARFEAPILWRLLQAFAARDGLAVRHWTEIFIAARDSAEFRAETIQMGYSLGKLIADLEIADASLLALLQEQKELPLPTALAAAAVALAVPAEAVLLGMLFSWAENQSLVCVKSIPLGQVAGQRLLLSLREELAAAAATAQQLEDHQLSNWAPGLSLLSMQHEVQFSRMYRS; encoded by the coding sequence ATGCAGGCATCGGCTTTACTGCATTTGTTGCAACTGGCGAGTCCGGCTCTGCCGATCGGCGCTTACAGTTATTCGCAAGGATTGGAAACGGCGATTGCGCAGGGTTTGGTGCACCACGAAGCGAGCGCGAAAAGCTGGATAGTGGCGAATTTACAGCAAGTGGTCGCGCGCTTCGAAGCGCCGATTTTATGGCGTTTGTTGCAGGCGTTTGCAGCGCGCGATGGCCTCGCCGTGCGGCACTGGACCGAGATTTTCATCGCCGCACGTGACAGCGCCGAATTTCGCGCCGAAACCATACAGATGGGTTATTCGCTGGGTAAGCTGATTGCCGATCTCGAGATCGCTGATGCGAGCTTGCTGGCGCTGTTGCAGGAACAAAAAGAATTGCCGTTGCCGACCGCACTGGCCGCCGCCGCCGTAGCGCTGGCCGTGCCGGCTGAGGCGGTGCTGCTTGGGATGCTGTTTTCTTGGGCGGAAAATCAGTCGCTGGTGTGTGTGAAATCGATACCGCTGGGACAGGTCGCCGGCCAGCGACTGCTCTTGTCGCTACGAGAAGAATTGGCAGCCGCAGCGGCGACGGCACAACAACTCGAGGATCATCAATTATCGAATTGGGCACCGGGCTTGTCACTGCTATCGATGCAGCATGAAGTCCAGTTCAGCCGCATGTACCGTTCGTGA
- a CDS encoding efflux transporter outer membrane subunit, with product MKNNSLGQQFSQQSLSRGARTVCSLSVLGVLLSACVVGPNFKTPLAPLNADQAAYGAPLAGTVAAPGAAGVAQTLVSGQDIPSAWWQVFHSPALDSLIRTALEKSPNLAAAQAALRQAQENYTAQAGSVLYPAVSGSLGANRQQQAAVATSGVHVPAYDLYNASVSVSYAVDLFGGNQRGLEALRAGVDYQRFQVEAAYLSLTANLVTSAIREASLRAQLQATEQIIASQNSQLEVLEKQFKIGAIAKASLLAQRNLLAQTRAGVPALQKSLEQTRNQLAVYAGKLPGEADLPHFELESLQLPATLPLTVPSTLLRQRPDIRASESLLQQASAQVGVATAAQYPQLNLTANYGYSGTDSGKLFSSNGNLWSIGAGLTAPLFNGGALSAKRRAAEAAYDQVAAQYRNTVLMAFQNVADSLRALDYDAQTLKQQAEVEALAKETLDLTTKQYQLGSVSSLALLDAKRSYQSARIALVQAQASRYADTAALFQALGGGWWNRSELADISRTAASQ from the coding sequence GTGAAAAACAACAGCTTGGGTCAACAATTTTCCCAACAATCTTTAAGCCGTGGCGCGCGCACCGTGTGTTCGCTCAGCGTGCTCGGCGTTTTGCTCAGCGCCTGTGTGGTCGGCCCTAATTTTAAAACGCCGCTAGCCCCGCTCAATGCTGATCAGGCCGCCTATGGTGCGCCGCTAGCTGGCACTGTGGCCGCGCCCGGTGCGGCCGGTGTGGCGCAAACCTTGGTCAGCGGTCAGGATATCCCTTCGGCATGGTGGCAGGTGTTCCACTCACCGGCGCTCGATAGCTTGATTCGTACTGCCTTGGAAAAAAGCCCGAATCTGGCAGCCGCCCAAGCCGCTTTGCGCCAAGCGCAAGAAAATTATACGGCACAGGCCGGCTCGGTACTTTATCCGGCCGTGTCGGGCAGCCTCGGTGCCAATCGCCAGCAGCAGGCGGCGGTGGCAACCAGTGGTGTGCATGTGCCGGCCTATGATCTCTACAATGCTTCGGTGAGCGTATCGTATGCGGTCGATTTGTTCGGTGGCAATCAGCGCGGTCTCGAAGCCTTGCGCGCCGGCGTTGATTATCAGCGCTTCCAGGTTGAAGCGGCGTATCTGAGTTTGACCGCTAATCTGGTGACCAGTGCGATTCGCGAAGCGTCATTGCGGGCCCAATTGCAAGCGACCGAGCAAATCATTGCCTCCCAAAACAGTCAGCTGGAGGTCTTGGAAAAGCAGTTCAAGATCGGTGCGATTGCCAAAGCCAGTTTGCTGGCGCAACGTAATTTGCTGGCGCAAACCCGCGCCGGTGTACCGGCTTTACAGAAAAGTTTGGAGCAAACGCGGAATCAACTGGCTGTCTACGCCGGTAAATTGCCGGGTGAAGCAGACTTGCCGCATTTTGAACTCGAGTCGTTACAATTGCCGGCGACCTTGCCTTTGACTGTGCCCTCGACTTTGCTGCGCCAACGCCCAGACATCCGGGCCTCAGAAAGTTTGCTGCAGCAGGCCAGCGCTCAGGTAGGTGTGGCAACGGCGGCGCAGTACCCGCAACTGAATTTGACGGCCAATTACGGTTACAGCGGTACCGACAGTGGCAAACTGTTTTCGAGTAACGGTAATTTGTGGAGCATCGGGGCCGGTTTGACCGCGCCTCTGTTTAATGGTGGAGCCTTGTCGGCTAAACGCCGCGCCGCCGAAGCCGCTTACGATCAGGTCGCAGCCCAGTACCGAAATACGGTGTTGATGGCATTTCAAAATGTCGCCGACAGTCTGCGCGCGCTCGACTACGATGCGCAAACACTCAAGCAGCAGGCCGAAGTCGAAGCCTTGGCCAAAGAAACCTTAGATTTGACCACTAAGCAGTATCAATTGGGCAGTGTCAGCTCGCTCGCGCTGCTCGATGCCAAGCGCAGTTATCAAAGTGCGCGTATCGCCTTGGTGCAGGCGCAAGCCAGTCGCTATGCCGATACGGCCGCGCTGTTTCAGGCGCTCGGCGGCGGTTGGTGGAATCGCAGCGAGCTCGCTGACATTTCGCGTACGGCAGCGTCGCAGTGA
- a CDS encoding S1 family peptidase: MKNIVLYASLIVQVFLGGTATAASPVARVLNGRPVQIESVPFLVSTTKIANFGNGQLGESTCTGSIIAERWILSAGHCDRLSPSGSITVYSGSSVRQLDGTGGIKVKAVHVYPVYQAQYSDFVLYELAQPLSFSARTAPIAVSRDVSELKMKQAIDMMGWAKGAGEPGLAGQPGGEIGENGRLEQMTSSLSAFVKLSQDSVARAFRTSGYGMDAGKPVNAGGQDSDSGAPAVVGSFAGGYRQVGVYTASVAPNLPLNMLFGEVASVRDWIRSITGLEPEHIDGPDIADRNSVYQLDLGRSGLRGYHQASVLLLKESAGQTTVLHGDLPFTENAGKIQIRFDSTAATTVLQALENGNQLHLVVKLYYGGSYYNALSRPIIVNRDLGACPGQSARAGVPCRILYLADSRTEPASIRFGSGMTEVFLAQRASFGMDVATVNPGDLNLHHHLSGKSIADASSALISLSDSRADLLAALNHSSFTDRQPVNIYEIAPALAFNVKKALTRFPDHAAINANFTAAGLFSVIKNPYLVVNSIKNREIVRVTRWVYQNGHYQEAAGGFDNPNFSQQAQNMESVYTAGPVNFHHQEYLGAGADMIPIGFCLRDRRGWNGIEQTGAGLACNAPRSARRSWYGPYSASCYFGGVLGGTASCNFYDGSSGVARFSGDYGLVLGWGAAVDDAVYFARPLSSLIAEYPRGLHFQTVAAGIYFRLTISGMDGVIQNGGFNLLGAGGIISGGGGLDGGFSAF; the protein is encoded by the coding sequence ATGAAAAACATCGTTCTGTATGCTAGCTTAATCGTGCAGGTATTTTTGGGGGGGACGGCGACGGCAGCGTCGCCCGTTGCCCGGGTACTGAACGGACGTCCGGTGCAAATTGAATCCGTGCCATTTTTGGTGTCGACGACAAAAATTGCCAACTTCGGTAACGGGCAACTTGGAGAAAGCACCTGCACCGGTTCTATCATTGCTGAGCGCTGGATACTTTCGGCCGGCCATTGCGATCGCTTATCTCCGTCCGGCAGCATTACCGTCTATTCAGGTTCAAGCGTGCGTCAACTCGACGGCACCGGCGGCATCAAGGTCAAGGCTGTGCATGTGTATCCGGTGTATCAAGCGCAGTATTCCGATTTTGTGTTGTATGAATTGGCGCAGCCGCTGAGTTTTTCGGCGCGTACTGCACCGATTGCGGTTTCGCGCGATGTCTCTGAGTTGAAAATGAAACAGGCGATCGATATGATGGGCTGGGCCAAAGGGGCCGGGGAGCCTGGTCTTGCCGGGCAACCGGGCGGTGAAATCGGCGAGAATGGTCGGCTCGAACAAATGACCTCGTCATTGTCGGCGTTTGTCAAACTTAGCCAAGATTCGGTGGCGCGGGCGTTTCGCACGAGCGGTTACGGCATGGATGCGGGTAAGCCGGTCAATGCGGGTGGGCAAGATAGTGATAGTGGTGCGCCGGCGGTGGTCGGCAGTTTTGCTGGTGGTTATCGTCAGGTCGGCGTGTATACGGCGAGCGTAGCGCCTAATCTGCCGCTGAACATGCTGTTCGGCGAGGTTGCCTCGGTACGCGATTGGATACGCAGCATCACCGGCTTGGAGCCGGAGCACATTGATGGTCCTGATATTGCCGATCGCAACAGTGTCTATCAGCTGGATCTGGGCCGCAGCGGCTTGCGTGGCTATCATCAAGCCTCGGTCTTGTTGCTCAAGGAAAGCGCTGGGCAGACGACGGTACTGCATGGCGACTTGCCGTTTACCGAGAACGCTGGAAAAATACAAATCCGATTTGATTCGACGGCCGCGACGACGGTATTGCAGGCGCTGGAAAATGGTAATCAGCTGCATCTGGTAGTGAAGTTGTACTATGGTGGCAGCTACTACAATGCGCTCAGTCGCCCGATTATTGTCAATAGAGATCTCGGTGCTTGTCCGGGTCAGTCGGCCCGAGCCGGCGTGCCTTGCCGCATTTTGTATTTGGCCGACAGTCGTACCGAGCCGGCTAGCATTCGCTTCGGTTCGGGTATGACTGAGGTATTTCTCGCCCAACGTGCCAGTTTCGGTATGGACGTAGCGACGGTCAATCCGGGTGATTTGAACCTCCATCATCATTTGTCAGGCAAATCGATCGCCGACGCAAGCAGCGCCTTGATCAGCTTATCCGACAGCCGCGCCGATTTGCTGGCGGCGCTGAATCACTCATCGTTTACCGACCGGCAGCCGGTGAATATTTATGAGATCGCGCCAGCATTGGCTTTTAATGTGAAGAAAGCGCTGACCAGATTTCCTGATCATGCGGCAATCAACGCCAATTTTACCGCCGCAGGACTTTTTTCGGTAATCAAAAATCCTTACTTAGTGGTCAATAGCATAAAAAATCGCGAAATTGTGCGCGTCACGCGTTGGGTTTACCAGAATGGGCACTATCAGGAAGCCGCGGGTGGTTTTGATAATCCGAATTTTTCCCAACAAGCGCAAAATATGGAGAGCGTGTACACCGCCGGGCCGGTCAACTTCCACCATCAAGAATATCTCGGTGCCGGCGCCGACATGATACCGATAGGATTTTGTCTGCGCGATCGCCGTGGCTGGAATGGGATTGAGCAAACCGGTGCGGGCCTTGCTTGTAATGCGCCGCGCAGCGCCCGACGTTCTTGGTATGGACCCTATTCCGCCAGTTGCTATTTTGGTGGCGTGCTGGGCGGCACAGCCAGTTGCAATTTTTACGACGGCAGCAGCGGGGTCGCGCGCTTTTCCGGTGACTATGGCTTGGTGCTTGGCTGGGGCGCGGCAGTTGATGACGCGGTGTATTTCGCCCGCCCGCTCAGTTCCTTGATTGCCGAGTATCCACGCGGGCTGCATTTTCAGACCGTCGCTGCAGGGATTTATTTTCGCCT
- a CDS encoding efflux RND transporter periplasmic adaptor subunit, producing the protein MTKRMLIMLGCIVLLIAGLAFGKYLQIKQLIASAPKAGAQTISAAKAEALEWQPQLSSVGTVSAFRGVDIGSEITGLVRQVHFKSGQNVKRGAVLIELNADADIAQLHALEASAELSATVLKRDQAQLAVEGVSQAQVDADMADLKSKRALVAQQAALVEKKTIRAPFDGRLGISTVNPGQYVNTGDKLVSLQTVDPIFVDFFLPQKQISSVKLGQNLKLRSDAFPGQEFVGQISAINPKIDTATRNVQIQASLSNQKQLLLPGMFANVAIDVGDKNKYITLPQTAITYNPYGSTVFVVKDGDKKDEQGQLVKVAQQVFVTTGATRGDQVAVLKGIEVGQMVVTSGQLKLKNGTPVIVDNSVQPKNSPNPTPQEH; encoded by the coding sequence ATGACCAAGCGTATGCTCATCATGTTAGGTTGCATAGTCCTGTTGATCGCCGGACTGGCATTCGGCAAATATTTACAAATCAAGCAATTGATTGCGAGTGCACCGAAAGCCGGCGCACAAACCATCAGTGCGGCCAAGGCTGAAGCGCTGGAATGGCAACCGCAATTGAGTTCGGTTGGCACGGTGAGTGCTTTCCGCGGTGTCGACATCGGTTCGGAAATTACCGGTCTGGTACGTCAAGTGCATTTCAAATCGGGACAAAACGTCAAGCGTGGCGCGGTGCTGATAGAACTCAATGCCGATGCCGATATCGCGCAATTGCATGCGCTCGAAGCCAGTGCTGAATTGTCGGCCACGGTATTGAAGCGTGATCAGGCACAGTTGGCGGTGGAAGGCGTGAGTCAGGCCCAGGTCGACGCCGATATGGCCGATCTGAAAAGCAAGCGTGCCTTAGTAGCGCAGCAGGCCGCACTGGTCGAGAAAAAAACCATACGTGCTCCGTTCGACGGTCGTCTTGGCATCAGCACGGTTAATCCCGGTCAGTATGTCAATACCGGTGACAAGCTGGTCAGCTTGCAAACCGTCGATCCGATTTTTGTTGATTTCTTTCTGCCGCAAAAACAAATTTCTTCGGTCAAGCTCGGCCAAAATTTGAAACTGCGCAGCGATGCTTTTCCGGGGCAGGAATTTGTCGGACAGATCAGCGCGATCAATCCGAAAATCGATACCGCCACGCGTAACGTGCAAATACAAGCCAGTTTGAGCAATCAAAAACAGTTGCTGTTGCCAGGTATGTTCGCCAATGTCGCCATTGATGTCGGCGATAAGAATAAATACATCACTTTGCCGCAAACCGCGATTACCTATAATCCTTACGGTTCGACCGTGTTCGTGGTCAAAGACGGTGACAAGAAAGACGAGCAAGGTCAGCTCGTGAAAGTTGCGCAGCAAGTCTTCGTGACGACCGGTGCCACACGCGGCGATCAGGTGGCGGTCTTGAAAGGCATCGAAGTCGGGCAAATGGTGGTCACCAGCGGGCAGTTGAAATTGAAAAACGGCACGCCTGTCATCGTGGATAATTCCGTTCAGCCGAAAAACAGCCCGAATCCTACTCCGCAAGAACACTAA
- the ureE gene encoding urease accessory protein UreE: MLTLHNKIAHSGAVDGQLLLPYELREKSRLRARLTNGEEVAVFTVRGTVMRDGDRMLANDGRVIEVLAAAEPTYRVKCASAFDLLRCAFHLGNRHTQAQLADGFLRIRQDAVLRDMLQGLGAEVIEELASFEPEAGAYGGGHSHGDERHHALAPIPVRQRIHRPSDRE; encoded by the coding sequence ATGCTGACCTTACATAATAAAATTGCGCACAGCGGCGCGGTCGACGGCCAATTGCTGTTGCCTTACGAATTGCGCGAGAAATCGCGCCTGCGCGCGCGCCTGACTAATGGTGAAGAGGTGGCGGTATTCACTGTGCGTGGCACGGTGATGCGTGATGGTGATCGTATGCTGGCCAACGATGGCCGTGTGATCGAAGTACTGGCCGCTGCGGAGCCTACTTATCGCGTCAAGTGTGCCAGCGCTTTCGATCTGCTGCGCTGCGCCTTCCATCTCGGTAATCGGCATACCCAAGCCCAGCTTGCCGATGGCTTTCTGCGCATACGGCAAGACGCAGTATTGCGTGATATGTTGCAGGGGCTCGGTGCCGAAGTCATTGAAGAGTTGGCCAGCTTTGAGCCGGAAGCCGGTGCCTATGGTGGCGGCCACAGCCATGGCGACGAGCGCCATCATGCGCTGGCACCGATTCCTGTGCGCCAACGGATACATCGACCATCGGATCGCGAGTAG
- the ureG gene encoding urease accessory protein UreG, producing the protein MANSSNPLRVGIGGPVGSGKTALCEMLCRHMRDDYDMAVITNDIYTKEDMDILLRAQALPAERLMGVETGGCPHTAIREDASINLEAIARMSADFPDLDLILLESGGDNLAATFSPELSDLTLYVIDVAGGEKIPRKGGPGITRSDLLIINKIDLAPYVGANLDIMAQDAKRMRGERPFVFTNLRSGQGLEAVVAFIREQGMLDVLTEPTI; encoded by the coding sequence ATGGCAAATTCCAGTAATCCCCTGCGTGTCGGCATCGGTGGTCCGGTTGGTTCCGGTAAAACCGCGCTGTGCGAAATGCTGTGTCGGCATATGCGTGACGACTATGATATGGCCGTCATCACCAACGATATCTATACTAAAGAAGATATGGATATTTTACTGCGCGCCCAAGCCTTGCCGGCCGAACGCTTGATGGGGGTAGAGACCGGCGGCTGTCCGCACACGGCGATACGCGAAGATGCCTCGATCAATTTGGAAGCGATCGCACGCATGAGCGCCGATTTTCCTGATCTCGATTTGATCTTGCTGGAATCGGGCGGCGATAATCTGGCTGCCACCTTCAGCCCGGAATTATCGGACTTGACGCTGTACGTGATCGACGTCGCCGGCGGCGAAAAAATTCCGCGCAAAGGGGGGCCCGGTATCACCCGCTCCGATCTGCTGATCATTAATAAAATCGATTTGGCACCGTATGTCGGTGCCAATCTTGACATCATGGCGCAGGATGCCAAGCGCATGCGTGGTGAGCGCCCCTTTGTGTTTACCAATCTGCGCAGCGGCCAAGGTTTGGAAGCGGTGGTTGCCTTCATTCGCGAGCAAGGCATGCTCGATGTCCTTACTGAACCTACTATTTAA
- a CDS encoding HupE/UreJ family protein, with amino-acid sequence MQQVNYISVARTTALLILVLAAGPAAAHVSIEHSVSGFWAGVLHPWQGLDHLLAMLAVGIWAAHHRRPALYLLPLAFPVMMAAGALLAMNGIVLPGIEAGIVASLIVLGLLIAFAIRMPVAGSVALISLFALAHGYAHGAEMPASASAAAFGAGFLLSTATLHVSGLAAALAARRWTLLSRVAGAAIAATGAYLVLA; translated from the coding sequence ATGCAACAAGTAAACTATATCTCGGTCGCGCGCACGACAGCGCTGTTGATTCTGGTACTGGCGGCTGGGCCGGCGGCGGCGCACGTCAGTATTGAACATAGTGTCAGCGGTTTTTGGGCTGGTGTGCTGCATCCGTGGCAAGGGCTCGATCATTTGTTGGCGATGTTAGCCGTCGGTATCTGGGCTGCCCATCATCGACGTCCAGCCTTGTACTTGTTGCCGCTGGCTTTTCCCGTGATGATGGCGGCCGGCGCACTGTTGGCCATGAATGGTATCGTTTTACCCGGCATCGAAGCCGGTATTGTGGCTTCGCTGATCGTGCTTGGTTTGCTGATCGCGTTTGCGATACGCATGCCGGTGGCCGGCAGCGTCGCACTGATCAGCCTGTTCGCGCTCGCGCATGGCTATGCGCATGGCGCGGAAATGCCGGCCAGTGCCAGTGCCGCCGCCTTTGGTGCTGGCTTTTTGCTCTCGACGGCGACCCTGCATGTATCGGGCTTAGCAGCGGCACTGGCGGCACGCCGCTGGACCTTGCTCAGCCGAGTAGCTGGCGCGGCCATCGCGGCGACCGGTGCTTATTTAGTGCTGGCCTGA
- a CDS encoding efflux RND transporter permease subunit translates to MKFTDIFIRRPVLAIVVSLLIVVLGLRSLFSLPINQYPRTQNAVVTISTTYFGADAQTVAGFITQPLESAIAQAQGIDYLSSSSSSGVSTITATLRLNYDANRALTEISTQVNSVKNQLPAQAQQPVLTVQTGQTTDAMYMGFYSDTLPTNNVTDFLIRVVKPKLDSINGVQTAELLGARQFALRAWLDASKMAAFGVTAADVSTALAANNYLAALGASKGQMVTVPLTAGTDLHSVEEFKQLAVKQGNGAIVRLEDVATVTLGSENYDFNVAFSGVRSVFIGIKVAPEANILDVAKRVRTAFPGVQSQLPAGLTGQIVYDSTEFINTSIDEVVKTLLEALLIVTVVIYLFLGSFRAVMVPVIAMPLSLIGTFFVMLMFGYSINLLTLLALVLAIGLVVDDAIIVVENVDRHMKEGKSTLESSLLAARELGGPILAMTVVLIAVYVPIGFQGGLTGALFTEFAFTLAGAVAVSGVVALTLSPMMCSRFFKAEQSEGRFVKFIDHQFERVRAGYLRLLHSLLNTWQVLIVMSVLLILCLGLMFKMSQSELAPEEDQGIVLSQVVGAPTATSDQMQTYADQVYQVAHSMPEYKQMFQITGVPTTNAGIGGVLLKDWADRNRSAKEIQKDLQAKWNQIAGARVAAFQFPALPGSSGLPVQFLITTTEPFENLNAIAQQVMDKARASGKFYFMDVDLKLDKPQATLEVDRDKITALGMTQQDVGQALGAALGGGYVNYFSIAGRSYKVIPQVQQTDRLNPDNLLDFYLRTPSGAMIPASTVAHITHSVVPEAINRFQQLNSATISGVAGVSQDEALSYLSGLVKEIAPSGYTVDYSGQSRQFRNESGGFVVTMIFAVIIVFLALAAQFESFRDPVIILVSVPLALFGAMIFIFWGYSSVNIYTQVGLVTLMGLISKHGILIVEFANQLRKKGLSKRAAIEEAAGERLRPILMTTAAMVFGVLPLVIASGAGAAGRHAMGLVIFTGLSIGTLFTLFVVPAMYVFISGKHEVEATTETADVIV, encoded by the coding sequence ATGAAATTTACCGATATTTTTATCCGGCGTCCGGTGCTGGCGATCGTGGTCAGTCTGCTCATCGTTGTGCTCGGTTTGCGCTCCTTGTTCAGTCTGCCTATCAATCAATACCCGCGCACGCAAAATGCGGTGGTGACGATTTCAACCACGTACTTTGGCGCCGATGCGCAAACCGTGGCCGGTTTCATTACTCAACCGCTGGAATCAGCCATCGCCCAGGCGCAGGGTATCGATTACTTGTCGTCATCGAGCAGCAGTGGGGTGTCGACCATTACCGCCACCTTGCGTCTGAATTATGATGCCAACCGCGCCCTGACCGAAATCAGCACGCAGGTCAATTCCGTTAAAAACCAATTGCCGGCGCAAGCGCAGCAACCGGTGTTGACGGTGCAGACCGGGCAGACTACCGATGCCATGTATATGGGTTTTTACAGTGATACGCTGCCGACCAATAATGTCACGGATTTTCTGATCCGCGTAGTCAAGCCTAAGCTGGATTCGATTAATGGCGTGCAAACGGCTGAATTGCTCGGTGCCCGTCAGTTTGCTTTGCGCGCTTGGCTTGATGCCAGCAAGATGGCGGCCTTCGGCGTCACGGCGGCCGATGTCAGCACCGCACTGGCGGCGAATAATTATCTCGCCGCGCTCGGTGCCTCGAAAGGCCAAATGGTTACCGTGCCGCTGACGGCTGGCACCGATTTACATTCGGTGGAAGAGTTCAAGCAGTTAGCGGTCAAGCAGGGCAATGGCGCCATCGTGCGTCTTGAAGACGTGGCTACCGTCACGCTGGGATCGGAAAACTACGATTTCAACGTCGCTTTCAGTGGCGTGCGTTCGGTGTTCATCGGTATCAAGGTCGCGCCGGAGGCGAATATCCTGGATGTCGCCAAGCGCGTGCGCACGGCTTTCCCCGGTGTGCAGTCACAATTGCCGGCTGGGTTGACCGGTCAGATCGTCTACGATTCCACTGAGTTCATCAATACTTCGATCGATGAAGTGGTCAAGACTTTGCTCGAAGCCTTGCTCATTGTGACGGTGGTGATTTATCTGTTCCTGGGCAGTTTCCGCGCCGTGATGGTGCCGGTGATTGCCATGCCTTTGTCCTTGATCGGTACTTTCTTCGTCATGCTGATGTTCGGCTATTCGATCAATTTACTGACTTTGCTCGCGCTCGTGCTGGCGATCGGCTTGGTGGTCGATGATGCCATTATTGTGGTGGAAAACGTCGATCGCCACATGAAAGAAGGTAAGTCGACTCTGGAATCTTCCTTGTTGGCCGCACGCGAACTGGGCGGGCCGATTCTGGCCATGACCGTGGTGTTGATTGCCGTGTATGTGCCGATCGGTTTTCAAGGCGGCTTGACCGGGGCCTTGTTTACTGAATTTGCTTTCACCTTGGCCGGTGCGGTAGCGGTGTCGGGTGTGGTTGCATTGACGCTCTCGCCGATGATGTGTTCGCGCTTTTTCAAGGCCGAACAAAGCGAAGGTCGCTTCGTGAAATTCATCGATCATCAGTTTGAGCGGGTACGCGCTGGCTATTTACGTCTGCTGCACAGCTTGCTCAATACTTGGCAAGTCTTGATTGTCATGAGCGTATTGCTGATTTTATGCTTGGGTTTGATGTTCAAGATGTCGCAATCAGAACTGGCACCGGAAGAAGATCAGGGCATCGTGCTGTCGCAAGTGGTCGGTGCGCCGACGGCGACCTCGGATCAGATGCAAACCTATGCCGATCAAGTGTATCAGGTCGCGCATTCCATGCCTGAATACAAGCAGATGTTTCAGATTACCGGTGTACCTACTACCAATGCCGGTATCGGTGGTGTGTTGCTGAAAGACTGGGCTGATCGCAATCGCAGCGCTAAAGAAATCCAAAAGGATCTGCAAGCGAAATGGAATCAGATCGCCGGTGCGCGCGTGGCGGCGTTCCAGTTCCCCGCCTTGCCGGGCTCATCCGGTTTGCCGGTGCAATTCTTGATCACCACGACTGAGCCGTTTGAGAATCTCAATGCCATTGCTCAGCAGGTAATGGATAAGGCACGCGCATCGGGCAAGTTTTATTTTATGGACGTTGATCTCAAGCTCGATAAGCCGCAAGCGACGCTGGAAGTTGATCGCGATAAAATCACCGCGCTCGGCATGACGCAGCAAGATGTCGGGCAGGCGCTCGGTGCCGCGCTCGGTGGTGGTTATGTCAATTACTTCTCGATCGCCGGTCGCTCGTATAAAGTGATACCGCAAGTACAGCAAACTGACCGGCTCAATCCCGATAATTTGCTCGATTTTTACCTGCGCACACCAAGCGGTGCGATGATTCCAGCCAGCACGGTGGCACATATCACCCATAGCGTGGTGCCGGAAGCGATCAATCGTTTTCAGCAGCTTAATTCTGCGACTATTTCTGGCGTCGCCGGGGTGTCGCAGGATGAAGCGCTCAGCTACTTGAGTGGGCTGGTCAAGGAAATTGCACCGAGTGGGTATACGGTCGATTACTCCGGTCAGTCGCGTCAATTCAGAAATGAATCGGGCGGTTTCGTGGTGACCATGATTTTTGCGGTCATTATCGTGTTCTTGGCCTTGGCGGCGCAATTTGAAAGTTTCCGCGATCCGGTCATCATTTTGGTGTCGGTACCGCTGGCTTTGTTCGGGGCCATGATCTTTATTTTCTGGGGCTATTCTTCGGTCAATATTTATACTCAGGTAGGTTTGGTGACCCTGATGGGGCTCATCAGTAAGCATGGGATACTGATCGTCGAATTCGCCAATCAGTTGCGCAAAAAAGGTTTGAGCAAACGCGCGGCGATTGAAGAAGCAGCCGGTGAGCGTCTGCGACCGATTCTGATGACGACTGCCGCGATGGTATTCGGTGTCTTGCCCTTGGTGATCGCCTCCGGTGCCGGCGCTGCCGGGCGGCATGCGATGGGCCTGGTAATTTTTACCGGTCTCTCTATCGGCACCTTGTTCACCCTGTTCGTGGTACCGGCGATGTATGTCTTCATTTCTGGTAAACACGAAGTCGAAGCGACAACGGAAACGGCAGACGTGATCGTTTGA